DNA from Ziziphus jujuba cultivar Dongzao chromosome 2, ASM3175591v1:
TACATTGATCTTTCTCAAAACAAAGCTATTAAGTCATTTCCAGATTCAATCACCAAGATACGGTATTTGATGACACTGAAACTCTCTTCTTGCTATGGACTCAAAGAGCTGCCAAAGGATATGGAGAAACTAGGCCACCTCAAACATCTTGAGATTGATTGGTGCTACAATTTGACTCATATGCCTCCTCGACTAGGTAACCTAACTCAACTCAAGACCTTATCAGATTTTGTGTTAAAAAGAAGCATTGGATGAAGGTGTCAACTATCTCGAATATTATCAGAATCGTTATGTAGAAAGGGCATTGATTTGGAGGCTCTAAAAGAATTAGTAGAATTGAACAGCTTAAGAGGAGagctgaaataaaaaatttgagcaATGTTGGTGTTGACTATTTTGAGGTTGCAAATTTGGAGGGAAAAGAGAACCTTAAATCTTTAACATTATGTTGGGAACTAGATGTTGATGTTGACGACTAAGAAGCAAATTTCAAATCTCAACGTACACTTCATGGTCTTTAGCCAAACTCAAAACTTAAAGAATTGGCTTCATTTGGCTACAGTGGTGATAAGCTTTCTAATTGGCTTATCTCACTCaaaaatttggtcaaattttcaTTACAAAAATGCAAATGCAAAAATCTACAACCACTAAGTCAGCTAACATCTCTTAAGGTATTGATTATGGAGGACATGGCTAGCTTGAAGTATATCTCCAACAAGCCTGATGATCACAATTTTGAGTCATCAACAGAACTCATTAAAACCCTGGAAGAGCTAAGGCTTACAGAATTGCTTGATCTAGAAGGATGGTGGGAGGAAGGCGATACTTCTTTGGTCTTGAAATCATTTCCTTATCTTTCCAAATTGATGATCGAAGATTGCCCCAAGTTGCATTCCATGCCACTTTATCCATATTTAAAAGAATGCCTAGTGTTAAAGAACACTAGCTTGAAGACATTCACATAGACAATGAATGACGAAAGCTCCTTCAAACAGACAATGCATGACGAAAGCTACTCTACTCTGCTGTCCATTTTGCAAAGTCTGTGTATTATTGGGAATAAGGACATTGGCCCTAAAGATGAGATTAGGTGGGAAAGTCTCAAAAGCCTTCGGTTTTTGAGATTTGATAATCTACCACAACTCAAGGTGCTTCTTGAGGGGTTTCAACATGTTACCACCCTCAAAGAACTCGAAATTTTGCATTGTACTATGGAAAGTCTTCCAGATTGGATCTGCAAATTCAAAGATCTTAAAAGACTTGGACTTTCAGCGTGCCCTTATTTGAAATCACTGCCTTGCCAAATAACGACACTCAAGTTAGAGACATTGGACATTGTGAATTGTCCCATCTTATTGCAAAGATGCCTAAAAGAAACTGGTTCTGATTGGGAGTATATTAAACACACTGAAAATTTGCTACtccagcaacctcaatcttctCTTATTATCAAGTTATCCAAAGGTAACATGCTCTTaatcttttatataaaaatgaatctCAATAAAAGAAgcaattcctttcttcttttgCTGTCAGACATTATGTATAAGCTGTTATCCTCAGCATAGTATTTCATTCTAGTTAATACAGCGTGTGTTTGAGTTCAATGAGGgcctaattttatattttcttatgcTAACAACTTTGAATTTTACCTCATGTTGCAGATCCTACTGAAGAAAATTACAACCTTGAGGACCTAAAGAAGGAGAgcttattttcaaattcttaggGTAGCAAATGGGGAAAGAAGTCAACCATCAAGAGGTAAGTATATATTTCCTGCTTTTTCTTCACCTTAAAATTTTCACTATAAGTGATCTCTTTCACATATTGAAGCAtaactttatatatttaattaatttatataaactaATTACTTACAAGTCTAATCTCTAAACTGATTGACCAATCTATGGAAGAAAACTGTTATCAGATGAAGTGAAGATTAAGGAGAAATTCTCAAAAGAGTGACATTTGAAAGTGGTAATAGAAGAGGAATGTGAAGGTGGAGGACCAAATTACATGTAGTCATATTCTTATTGGTAGattttctatcatttttcttcattttctatgCAAAAACAATAGCTTATATTTTCTATGtgtctttttttgttaattagctCTCCAGACTTGAGTGTAAAAAAGGCTCAACTTTCAACCATTcttagtatattatatatacatatatttataatgtgaagtcccacatcgtgcggatacctttcccttgagagaccttttaaaaccgtgcgggctgggttgtaagaggattcctcaggcTCAAAGTAGACagtatctcatgcgggtggtctgggctgttacagatggtatcagagctaatacccggatcggtgtgccagcgaggacgctggacctcaaggggggaggattgtgaagtcccacattagttggaaaggggaacgaagcactcCTTATAAgggggtgtggatacctttcccttgagaggccttttaaaaccgtgcgggctgagttgtaagaggattcctcaggccCAAAGCAGACAGTATCTCAtacggatggtctgggctgttacatataACCCCAAATTCCTTATTGAAATTGTTTTCTGcctttgtttaaatttatttcttattagcTGTGTATACTCTATCTATATGGAGCATAATCTATTGGCAGCCTATACTTTCATGTGAATATCATTGGTCAAGTTGATTCTATAGGTATCATAATCTGATGGTTAAAATCATTGAACAAGTTTGAATTTATCAAGCTTATGATTGAACTTTTGCTTTCAAGTCGACCAAATGAAGCTACAATATGGCATCTACAAAAGTGGAGGAGATTGGAGAAATATGGAACTCTTGATGCTATTATTGAGACTAAAACAACAAATTGGCTTTTACAAACATACATATGTCATATATAGCTACATTCTTGTTTCTCATAATTAAACACTAAACATTTTGTGACCATTTGAATTGCTGCCGACTACCTAGCTCCATAAATGGGGTGGTGTACATTTGGAACCAACTTGAACTAATATTGTTGTACTGCATATACCAGATGACAAGGTTATTTTGCATTTTGTGATGAGAATAATGTAAGAAGTATTTCTAATTAACTAATTTGTTTGAAGACCTTTTCTATGTAAGAAGTATTTCTAATTAACTAATTTGTTTGAAGACCTTTTCTGAATCAAGACTACAGGGGATATGATTCTGCATTAGAGAGAAAGGCCAGTTTTGCTTGTGTTATTTGTGGTCAGGCTGTTTCTCTAAGAGAGAAGTTAATTCCTAGCTACCTTTGCAGCTAAACTAATTACTATGTTAACAAGCTCTTTTGCTCGTTCATTTATTtcctggtatatgtatataagctTTGAGCGTGTTCCTTAAATAAATAAcctcaacaataaataataaatgcttTCATTGTCCTGTGATGCCACAAATTGATTTCTGTCACTGTATTCTCTATAAATTGTGCAAAAAGCTTACACTTTCATTGAAAATATAGTTTGTGTTGCTAAACTTTTGGTACTTATTGGCATCTGCATCTTCTCTACTCCACTGCTAATTAAAATTATCTGTTTAATGCAGTTCATGAATGATAATCTACAGTTTGGCGTTTGCTACTGTAAACTCTAGCAAAGCAATACAGTCGATGATTCCTAGATGGGTGGCTTCTTGATTACCATATGATAAAACAACAAATGACTTCTGCAAGATGAGAATGATTGAATCCATGTTCTATAGATCAAAAATTGGGACTTTTTGGTGACAATGAAACTCCACCTTGTAGCCTGCTTCTGAGAAGGTGTTAATACTAATCCAAAGTCTTAAAAAGGGTTGCAAAGTTTGGAAGAAGTCCAACCAAAAATCACAAAGCTACTGAAGTAAGTGAGACAAAGCAGCAGATGATGAACACGGGGTATTGTTACTGAGAACATGGTGAAGGAATGCACGGTCATGATTTGTAGATGCATGGACAGCATATTGATTACCCTCTCGAGTCTCTGCTTCTACTCATTTTGTGAAATCCTGAATGTATCAAATTCAAAGTCTTTGAtgctatttatgtttttttaagagattttttttttacagctaTTTGTTAATGCTTTAGTACCTTCTAAGACTTATTTCTAAAGGGTAAATACTTCTGTTATGTCCCTTTTTTCTGTTTACTTTTGCTTTTATAAGGACACAAGCATAAAATTTGCTATTACCACATGCTAAGCTTATAGAAGAAAATCACCATTCACGGTAAGGAggataattgcattttaatgttgtttttcccAGTGTACTACCAGAATATTGTTGTACATAAATCAACATCAACCTCAGAGGAAATTTCTATGCTAGACTAGGCTTTGCAGATTCCATTTTAATTTATCTAGGAAGTACAGAGATACATAAATTTGTTTGTCAACTATTTTATTACAATGCACGCATAGTCTATATCTATGAAAACTTTGTGCAATATTACCAAACAGAACGATGGAAGAAGAAACACTCTTtagctaagaaaaaaaaaaaaatacatatctaACTCTGTTGTTTAAAACTGAATTTGACTAACACAGTTCAGTAGATGTGTTACCAAATTGAATGGTTGAAGTATTATCTGATTTCCTGATTAATTCTTTTCATGTAAAAACGTTTACCCAACATTCTATCTTTTGCATTCGGAGGAAAGGCTCTGTTTTTGTTCTGTGACTATAATTGTATATatgtttagttttaaatttagactaaaatattcacataacctagaGAAGCTAATGACTAATAATCTCAGTTTGAAGTTAGTTAATTAGTTCCCATAAATCGCAGAGCTTCTTGAGCTTGTTGGGGACGGGTAACTCCATTTTGCTCTGTTTCTTTGCTTGTTGAGGCTTTATTTCCTTGAGCTATCTTTGGCATAGGGAAGAACGAAAAGCAAAGGTTGAAGAAGTCaaacgaaaaacaaaacaagatggtaaaggaaaatttttaaattagtcCAAAATATTTGTCACACCTGGTAGAAAATTCAAAGGGCTggaaatagtttatttattggtGGGGTGTTACTATCACTAGGAGGCCTCCAAAGCCACATCTAAATCTGAAGGAATTGTATTGAACAAATTACCAGGGTGTGAGAGTATTCAAAATTGGGTTTTGATTTTGGAATAATTGCTAGTGAAGTGCTCAAAGGCCAAGGATAGTGGGAATTATTCTAAAAGAGGGAAGgcagtgttatatatatatgatgtgtaGGGAAGTTGAGCAAAAGATACGTTTTTTGTTCCTTTCAGGATTGTCCTAAACCTTTTTACATTATTCTTCTTGTGGTAAACTTTTTCATATAAAAGCGTGTTggtttagttttattttctcgttacaaaaaagaaaaaacaaattacctCTTATTCTCTTGAAGATAAGCCATTTGTTTCGACTCATTGCAAAGTTTTCTGGTGCTGCTTATATCTTGTTCCAAACATTTCACCACAACAAAATATGGTTCACGTCAATCCTCGTCCTCATCGTCGGAACAATCAAGTATGCAGAGAGATTGTTGGCCTAACTATGAAGATAGAGTTGCATTTAGTCGAGGTTCGGCACCagggaagatgaaatgaaaattaagAGTCTTCTACTTTATCCAGGTACATAAAATGTGTCAACTTGTCAATCTCTTAATGTCCTGCTTTTTCCATGTACAATTCcacattttattgatttttcattaacatcttGATCTTCTTTTGaaatgatttcaaaattttgaagaaatttccattttagttttttttttgtttatttgagtATGTAGCAAAGCAGGGACTTGGATCAATAAAACTCAGGAAAAGTTTTCCTAATGCAGCTATTTAACAAGTCAAATATCACAAGGGTCAAAAGCGGTACGTTCATCCAATATCCtgaaatttttgtaaatgtttaaaaattccTCTCAAACTCGCAAAAATCGTAATTATGCTATTTTTTTGACATTGCAATGAGAAAATGCAATGTTATTGAAGTTGTCATGATAGATGTTTATCTGCAATTCCATCCGTGCTTTGTACACCCCCTAGGAGTGTGTATAAAGTTCATTTTGGTAAAGTTTATTATTCACGAATCAGATAGgcccaaaacaaaacaacaaacgAGTAAAATTCGGCCTTGTGCCGCTTACCAACAACCTGGACCAACCCAAAGTCCCCAACCAGGGCCAGTTTCTAATCCAACTCATCTTGTAGGCTTTTACATCTCTCGGACTTTATGTTTACTAATTTATGTTTACATCCTCAAGACTTGTAGCGATAATATATTAAAGGTAAGTGATTAAGTTTATAAAATGGATGGTTAGGTCACTCCTACTTGCATATATGTtaacgttttttattttttagttttttctccttatatatatgttgaatttttttataattattatcaattttttttttttaatctttgatcACAATGTATCTTCATATCTAATTAGATATGGATCTAATCtctgtttaaaaattaaaaaattaataagtttttcCTCTCCCATTTAGCAACAATCTTAttggttatatatattgaatttaccacataattttttgttgaaaaattgaCTCGTTACCAaaacttatttataaaaaaatgtctTTCAAATGCATTCCGATAAAAAagacaagaacaaaaaaataaaaaatttgtggtattaaaaataaccaaatgtCTACCAAGTCGTCTTTAATTTTGCCGCCAGAATGTGCTGGTCAGAAAAAATAAACGAATTATAAAAAGACCCAGTGGCCAAGATATGTTATTTAGTCGCTGTATGTCTGTTAATTCCAAGTTGCAGAAACTAAAGAACTAAAGTtaacaaaattgtttttttaattttacatgaCATGTGAATGTCATCTCCATATAGCAGGAGGAACCTTTGCTGATGCCAGCAGGGTATTATGAAACTTTTGACTAGGATGATGAACATTTTTCTCCTAAAAGGCTTTGACTTAAGGAAAAAGCTAAAGAAAATGTCAGAATAAAATAACAAgggttaattatatttatttcttttaaaatttaattgaaataaaattttatttttataatttcaaaaatatcattcgttttcttccatattttaaataattttttatttttcttctgtattatttcattcatacccttcaaaataattttatttatattcattgtaaaaatatcaattgtaaattttaaaatttaaaaaattaaattaaaattaatataaatcttAAAAATGTAAATGGAATATTCCTAAATAGCAATAACAATTGAGTTATTCATATACATCATAttaactatattattattattttaattatggcTCTCTTATGCCGCAGATTGATTTCTGACAAtattttatctactttataCTTAGCTGATTCTGCAGTGAGCTGCAAGTAAATTCCCTGAAAATTTTTAGTAACTAAGTTTGTTTCTGAAGAATGTGCAAAAATCTTAcacaattatatatacaaaacacGTTGTTTATGTTGCTAACCagcatataatatatgtgtataaatatatagatatagtttTTCTCTCAGAAaatgaattttcataaattttatctatattaaatatatggtgcatttttttttttacctttaaattttttaattctcCTTTTGTTATTGACTAATTTAACTCTCAAAATCCgatttaaattattagattTGAGAATATCTTCAATAAAAATGTAAACTATAAATTATAAGAATTTCAAAGTCACTACTTAATTAGTCCTccgatttttatctttttcaatttttcagcttcttcttcttcttcttcttcctgatAGCTAGCAAAAATGTGGGTCGACAACTTAAAGAATTTCTGGTATCAATGGAACATCCGGAGTCTCATTCTGTTAAGCCTTTCCACACAAATCATATTAGTCCTTTTCGCATCCTTTAGGCAGAGAAGCAGAAACATCATACTAAGCTTATTTCTCTGGTCTACCTACCTTGTGGCGGACTGGATTGCTATTTATGCTATAGGACTAATCTCCAATAGCCAATCTGATCCCAATAAAGGCAACAAAGACATTCTTGCTTTCTGGGTCTCTTTTCTTTTGCTCCATCTCGGTGGTCCTGATAGCATTACCTCTTATTCTCTTGAAGATAACGAACTCTGGATCCGCCATTTGTTTCGACTCATTGCGAAGTTATCTGCTGCTGCTTATATCTTGTTCCAAACATTTCCCCACAACAAAATATGGTTCCCAACAATCCTCGTCCTCATCGTCGGAGCAATCAAGTATGCAGAGAGATTAATGGCTATGTATCTTGCAAACTTGAAGCGTTTCGGATCCACTACATTGCCGAAGCCGAATCCTGGTTATGACTATGAAGAATCCGTGGCGAAATACTTCCAAACAAGGTCTGTTAAGGTCGTGGAAGAGACACAGATGACAATAGTGGAAAGCCATGAACATTCTTACAAAGGTCGAAAAATAGATGATCCAGAAAAACATATGGAACTACTAATTACGGCTTATTCTCTCTTTGAGGATTTCAGGGGACTTCTTGTGGGCTACATTCTGAACCCAAGTGATAAAAAATCAAGCAGgaatttttttctcaatattAGCTCTGATGTGAGTTTCAGATTAATGGAGTATGAGCTCAGTTTAATGTACCAGCTTCTACACACCAAGGTCTCTGTGGTGTTCACTGGAATTGGGTTCTTGTTCGTTCTCTTAGCGTGGGTTCCATGGTTGTTGCTTTCATTTCGTTTCATTATTTAGTTGACAAAGATAAGTTGAAAAAGTTCGAACTCATCCTTAGTTATGTACTGGTTAGTGGAGCTATATTTGTTGATATTATCTCTGGAATTAAGCTCTGTTTCTCTGACTGGCTCCTCATGTTCATCTGTCTCAAGGGCTGGAAAAAATATATTCCGGCCTTTGCAGAGCGAACGTCACCACAGCACCAAATATCTTGGTCCGCTTACTTGTCAGGTAAAATGAGCTCAATTCGAGAATGTATCTTAAAAGGCAGAAGGTGGTCTAGATCGGTTTCGCAGTATAATATGATAAGACTTTGCCTTAAACTCAACAAATTGGAAAAGTGGCGCTTCTCTGGCTGCGTTACTTCCTTGCTAGATAAAGATcatatattttggtattttacgTCGGAGGAGAAGAACATTGAAGAACTAAAGCGCTTGATCTTCGAAGAGCTGAAAAAGAAATCTTCCAAGCCAAGTGATGCAAAGGAGGCATGTTCACACCGAGGTGATCGGGCTCTTTTAGGCTCTGAGAGCTATGTCAAGCTCCGATGGAGCATCAACGAGTTTCACTATGCCGAAAGCCTTCTTCTTTGGCACTTGGCCAGTGAAATTTGCTATCAAGACGATCATCATCATGGTGGTCCTCAACATGGTGATGAGCAGAAGAGGATAGATATGAGTAAAAAAATTTGCAAGAACATTTCGGATTATATGTTTTATCTTCTGGCAAAGAAACCGGAATTGCTGGCACCAGTTCTGGGAAATATTTGGGAGATAGTTTTTCAGGATACTTTAGAAGAGGCAAAGGGTTTCTTTTCCAAACACTTCCTAACAGATCATCTGAAAGCCTGCAAGAAATTGAGTAATGTAAAACCCAAATATAGGCCTGCTGAAGTGAAAGGAAATAGTAGCAAATCTGTGTTGTTTGATGCATGCAGACTAGCAAACCAACTCCAAAGCTTGGAGGGAAACCAGTGGGAGCTGATGAGTAGGTTTTGGGTGGAATTATTGTGCTATAGTGCAATTAATTGTCAAGCAATCGTCCATGCACAGCAACTAAGAAAGGGTGGAGAGCTTTTGACTTTCACTTGGTTGCTAATGAATCATTTGGGTTTGGGATCCCAGTCACACGAGCAGCAGATCAAAAACTAGGGAAAAGAAGCAGCTATAAATGTTTCATATGCATTATATATTAATCTTTGTTTTCCATTATGTTGTACCATTTTCTTGCAACCATCTATTATATAGTACATATGTttcatatgtatatgttttatgATATCAATGCAGTTGGAATAGTTTCTTGAGATTGTGGTTTATGCATATACAACCATGAAACAATTTGCTCATATAATTGGTAAGTTTTACACTCGTTTAATATATAAACATGAGTTCGTAGCATTGTGAGATTTAAATGGTTGATTTGATATGTCTTtggtaaaatattatcaaatcgAACAAATAACAAACTGAATATATACAACTAATTGATATCATAAGATTAGTTTAttccaaacaaaataatttgtttaaaatttttataaagatCAAGCAAGTTGGATTTGTTTTCTTAGCGTAGATAGAGAAATGTCAATGTACTTAACAATCAAAATACCAGGTGTTTCAAAGagtgctttttttctttttttgaaaaaaatgagaatATATATTAAGATGAAATAAGTACATCATTCTTCAAACAACTGCGTAGCCACCGAGGACCCTTTTCATAGAGCGGTTAATacagtcttcttcttctttttcttcttttgtctcTATTTCGAATGGAAACTTTAGAAAATAAAGAGcaccacattttcctttttacCCCCTTCAGTTATTCAAATTTACGGTTTCCTCCCACTTCCAACATCTATGGACATATCTATGTGACAAGGATTGAACCAACCCATCATTTCAAATGTTAGATGATCAGAAGTTGTATCAATCTGCAGGGGACATTTATAGCACATGCATTTTCATGGATTCCTCTCCCTTAGTCCTTTTTATctgttaattaattgtttttgtccttttttatttcctttgcaattaattttagaaagaaaattttt
Protein-coding regions in this window:
- the LOC132800530 gene encoding uncharacterized protein LOC132800530 produces the protein MWVDNLKNFWYQWNIRSLILLSLSTQIILVLFASFRQRSRNIILSLFLWSTYLVADWIAIYAIGLISNSQSDPNKGNKDILAFWVSFLLLHLGGPDSITSYSLEDNELWIRHLFRLIAKLSAAAYILFQTFPHNKIWFPTILVLIVGAIKYAERLMAMYLANLKRFGSTTLPKPNPGYDYEESVAKYFQTRSVKVVEETQMTIVESHEHSYKGRKIDDPEKHMELLITAYSLFEDFRGLLVGYILNPTSTHQGLCGVHWNWVLVRSLSVGSMVVAFISFHYLVDKDKLKKFELILSYVLVSGAIFVDIISGIKLCFSDWLLMFICLKGWKKYIPAFAERTSPQHQISWSAYLSGKMSSIRECILKGRRWSRSVSQYNMIRLCLKLNKLEKWRFSGCVTSLLDKDHIFWYFTSEEKNIEELKRLIFEELKKKSSKPSDAKEACSHRGDRALLGSESYVKLRWSINEFHYAESLLLWHLASEICYQDDHHHGGPQHGDEQKRIDMSKKICKNISDYMFYLLAKKPELLAPVLGNIWEIVFQDTLEEAKGFFSKHFLTDHLKACKKLSNVKPKYRPAEVKGNSSKSVLFDACRLANQLQSLEGNQWELMSRFWVELLCYSAINCQAIVHAQQLRKGGELLTFTWLLMNHLGLGSQSHEQQIKN